One genomic region from Croceicoccus sp. YJ47 encodes:
- a CDS encoding efflux RND transporter periplasmic adaptor subunit, which translates to MNRKRLAIIAGIVILVSALMLMFWPDSQVDTHADEEVAETELPEGLVLIEQEQIRTAEIEVAAVQTGAAVELVFPATVAASPTASARIDARASGVVRSVGKTLGDYVRQGETVARIESADAAALASQLSAARARVTELSAAYERERRLFEANVTARQDLEAARANLDVARSELNRSQAAVAAAGVSGDGRSLAVTSPLSGRVTAAPIVLGSFVDAGEELYSVVNPSGLQIEVALPSEDASRIQPGDEAALILGDGREIGARVRSVTPSLDAESRSATAVLTLTRAVPGLQPGSFLQARIRPSGELDQSRIAVPEDAVQVLEGRDVVFVRTRRGFQAREVEIGSRSAGMVTILSGLEPGQRIATANAFLLKSELEKEGAEHGH; encoded by the coding sequence ATGAACCGCAAAAGACTGGCGATCATCGCCGGAATTGTCATACTTGTTTCGGCCTTGATGCTGATGTTCTGGCCTGACAGCCAGGTCGACACCCACGCGGACGAAGAGGTCGCAGAGACAGAACTGCCCGAGGGGCTCGTGCTAATCGAGCAAGAGCAGATCCGCACCGCCGAGATCGAGGTCGCAGCGGTGCAAACGGGTGCCGCTGTCGAACTCGTATTTCCTGCAACGGTTGCGGCAAGTCCGACCGCCAGCGCACGCATCGATGCACGGGCTTCCGGTGTCGTGCGCAGCGTTGGCAAGACGCTTGGCGATTATGTCCGGCAGGGCGAGACCGTCGCTCGGATCGAAAGCGCCGATGCGGCTGCACTCGCTTCCCAGCTTAGTGCCGCCCGCGCCCGCGTAACCGAGCTTTCGGCGGCCTATGAACGGGAGCGCCGGCTATTCGAAGCCAACGTGACCGCACGCCAGGATCTCGAAGCGGCGCGCGCCAATCTTGACGTTGCCCGTTCCGAACTGAACCGGTCGCAGGCGGCCGTCGCCGCGGCAGGCGTGAGCGGCGATGGACGCTCGCTCGCTGTCACCAGTCCGCTTTCGGGCCGTGTGACCGCCGCTCCAATCGTGCTCGGCTCGTTCGTCGACGCCGGGGAGGAGCTTTACAGCGTGGTCAATCCCAGCGGCTTGCAGATCGAGGTTGCGCTGCCTTCCGAAGATGCTTCACGCATCCAGCCTGGCGACGAGGCTGCGTTGATCCTCGGCGATGGAAGGGAGATCGGCGCTCGCGTCCGGTCGGTAACGCCTTCGCTCGATGCCGAGAGCCGTAGCGCGACAGCGGTTCTTACCTTGACGCGCGCCGTTCCCGGTCTGCAGCCCGGATCGTTCCTTCAGGCGCGTATTCGCCCCTCGGGCGAATTGGACCAGAGCCGTATCGCGGTACCCGAAGATGCTGTGCAGGTGCTCGAAGGACGCGATGTTGTCTTCGTGCGGACACGACGCGGATTTCAGGCTCGGGAGGTCGAGATCGGCAGCCGGTCTGCCGGAATGGTGACGATCCTCTCCGGGCTCGAGCCCGGTCAGCGGATCGCGACTGCCAATGCCTTCCTGTTGAAGTCCGAGCTCGAAAAGGAGGGCGCAGAACATGGCCATTGA
- a CDS encoding ArdC family protein, producing the protein MTKSHRTASVSPAGRITAAIIEKLEQGTKPWVKPWRAVPTSRPLRSCGTPYRGMNTFWLWMMAEASGFASPYWMTYRQCAKLGGQVRKGEKSSIAIFYKTYDKEVETPDGGEDTETRRVLKSYAIFNADQCDDLPAIYSPALLMEPVEPAGRQHKLDTFFARIEAQLRHRGSEAYYEPVRDRITMPPATLFEGFDHYYATLAHELSHWTGHSSRLNRDLKNRFGSEAYAAEELVAELSSAILGAELGLPVTHLDNHASYISHWLKLLRSDDRAMLTAAAKAEEASSLLLRLGGHAEHSDPEFGDDLAEAA; encoded by the coding sequence ATGACCAAGTCCCACCGCACTGCTTCAGTTTCTCCAGCCGGTCGCATTACTGCCGCCATCATTGAAAAGCTCGAGCAGGGCACCAAACCCTGGGTCAAACCCTGGCGCGCAGTTCCGACATCCCGCCCGTTGCGCAGCTGCGGCACACCGTACCGGGGCATGAACACATTCTGGCTTTGGATGATGGCCGAGGCATCAGGCTTCGCCTCGCCCTATTGGATGACCTACCGCCAGTGCGCAAAACTCGGCGGACAGGTGCGAAAAGGCGAGAAGTCGAGCATCGCCATCTTCTACAAGACCTATGACAAGGAAGTCGAAACGCCCGATGGTGGCGAAGACACCGAGACGCGCCGCGTCCTCAAGTCTTACGCAATCTTCAATGCGGACCAGTGCGATGACCTTCCCGCCATATACAGTCCCGCGCTGCTCATGGAGCCGGTAGAACCCGCCGGGCGTCAGCATAAGCTCGATACATTCTTTGCCCGGATCGAAGCGCAGCTGCGTCATAGGGGCAGCGAAGCCTATTACGAGCCCGTCCGCGACCGGATCACCATGCCGCCTGCCACGCTGTTCGAGGGATTTGACCATTACTATGCGACACTTGCCCATGAGCTGTCGCACTGGACTGGGCATTCGTCCCGGCTCAATCGTGATCTCAAGAACCGTTTCGGTAGCGAAGCTTATGCAGCTGAAGAACTCGTAGCCGAGCTTTCATCGGCGATTCTGGGCGCCGAACTGGGCCTGCCCGTTACCCATCTCGACAATCATGCCAGCTACATTTCGCACTGGCTGAAGCTCCTGAGATCGGACGACAGAGCCATGCTGACGGCCGCAGCCAAGGCTGAAGAAGCGTCATCGCTGTTACTCCGCCTGGGCGGCCATGCCGAACACAGCGACCCTGAATTCGGCGATGATCTCGCCGAAGCCGCGTGA
- a CDS encoding DUF2493 domain-containing protein, translating to MYDSFTHHLAGLDLTGLTIKLAPFDPSDFPSEEAVEQTLAAIWSDMFVMFSGTSLEADAEDVAWGFVNLFHRAATRKSNQLDRASDEVRALLAAADGSEVHSSNLDEQVERAQAAEASMMAFEQMREVAASLYLDETGSSWKPFTGSRSNHSRKVTSAVVDARDFLRARAERRQDANTPQGTPIVFSGGRSSFATAEDAKAFASKVWSTLDKVHDHVPDMFLVHGGDTKGVDRLAASWAERHDIQQLVFSLDRRLGARAGFKRNEQMLQMNPRYVIALPGNGVLERLVIDAKARRITVVDRRSLGASIPKRYD from the coding sequence ATGTACGATAGTTTTACCCATCATCTCGCCGGTCTCGACCTTACAGGTCTGACCATCAAGCTGGCACCTTTCGACCCGTCCGATTTTCCAAGTGAAGAAGCAGTCGAGCAGACGCTTGCTGCAATCTGGTCCGACATGTTTGTCATGTTCTCGGGCACATCGCTCGAAGCGGACGCCGAAGACGTGGCCTGGGGCTTCGTCAATCTGTTTCACCGGGCTGCCACGCGTAAGTCTAATCAACTCGACCGGGCAAGCGATGAAGTCCGGGCGCTCCTCGCCGCAGCTGACGGATCTGAAGTCCATTCAAGCAATCTCGATGAGCAGGTCGAACGCGCTCAGGCAGCCGAGGCCAGCATGATGGCGTTTGAACAGATGCGAGAGGTCGCTGCATCGCTCTATCTCGATGAAACCGGTTCGTCATGGAAGCCATTTACCGGATCGCGTTCGAACCATTCGCGCAAAGTGACCTCTGCGGTTGTCGACGCCCGCGATTTCCTGCGCGCGCGGGCTGAGCGTCGCCAGGATGCCAATACACCGCAAGGCACACCAATCGTCTTTTCCGGTGGCCGGTCTTCGTTTGCCACCGCGGAAGACGCCAAGGCTTTCGCCTCCAAGGTCTGGTCAACGCTCGACAAGGTACATGATCATGTGCCCGACATGTTCCTGGTGCACGGCGGCGACACCAAAGGCGTTGATCGGCTTGCGGCCAGCTGGGCCGAACGGCACGATATACAGCAATTGGTGTTTTCACTCGACAGACGGCTGGGGGCACGAGCCGGGTTCAAGCGCAATGAGCAGATGCTCCAGATGAATCCGCGCTATGTGATCGCGCTTCCCGGCAATGGCGTTCTTGAGCGTCTAGTGATTGACGCCAAGGCCCGGCGAATTACCGTCGTTGACCGGCGCAGCTTGGGTGCAAGCATCCCAAAACGATATGACTAA
- a CDS encoding TolC family protein, whose amino-acid sequence MKSPRTRVWWDRAPKRMPLARSSGRHASEPDPEISLEVENIAGSGAFSGLRATEYTLAVGQRLELGNKRGARVEAARAQAQLANLRADLSDVELGYLVRERYVAAAAAASRVELALDVVERNEELARIAGLLVEVGREPPLRALRAEAALAEAQAELQAAEATSLAARTALASLWGDQGAPPLVPSRFPGIEPPGAVMATASGLQLRVARAESTAAAAEIDRERSLRIPDPVVSAGVRRFEESNDSAFLLGVSIPLPFLNRNQGNIAAAEARLRAANAREAVALADFEQAVTRARSQYLAAEARVETLSTTSLPQAEEALRLVRIGYRNGRFPLIEVLSAAEARDAIREALIAAQEDRGQAAAELIRLAAQ is encoded by the coding sequence ATGAAATCTCCGCGAACCCGCGTATGGTGGGACCGCGCGCCGAAGCGGATGCCGCTCGCTCGCTCGTCGGGCAGGCACGCCTCCGAGCCAGATCCCGAAATTTCGCTCGAGGTCGAGAATATCGCCGGAAGTGGCGCTTTTTCCGGACTGCGGGCTACCGAATACACGCTTGCGGTGGGGCAGCGCCTCGAACTCGGCAACAAGCGAGGGGCCCGGGTAGAAGCGGCCCGGGCGCAAGCGCAACTCGCCAACCTTCGCGCCGACCTGTCCGATGTCGAGCTGGGCTACCTCGTCCGCGAGCGATATGTCGCAGCGGCTGCAGCAGCCTCGCGCGTCGAACTGGCCCTCGATGTGGTTGAGCGAAACGAAGAGCTCGCCCGCATTGCCGGTCTCCTCGTAGAAGTCGGGCGCGAGCCCCCGCTCCGTGCTCTTCGGGCCGAAGCGGCCTTGGCGGAAGCGCAAGCCGAACTTCAGGCCGCCGAAGCGACAAGTCTTGCAGCCCGAACGGCCCTCGCCTCGCTATGGGGCGATCAGGGGGCGCCGCCGCTTGTTCCGAGCAGGTTCCCCGGGATCGAACCGCCCGGTGCTGTAATGGCGACAGCAAGCGGTCTGCAATTGCGAGTGGCGCGTGCGGAAAGCACCGCCGCCGCCGCCGAGATCGATCGTGAGCGCAGCCTGCGCATTCCCGATCCCGTCGTTTCCGCCGGTGTTCGACGCTTCGAGGAAAGCAATGACAGTGCCTTTCTTCTCGGTGTCTCGATCCCGCTTCCCTTCTTGAATCGTAATCAGGGCAATATCGCTGCAGCCGAAGCAAGGCTGCGCGCCGCCAATGCTCGCGAGGCTGTAGCGTTGGCCGATTTCGAGCAAGCCGTGACGCGCGCACGATCGCAATATCTTGCTGCCGAAGCGCGCGTCGAGACGCTTTCCACGACATCACTCCCCCAGGCCGAGGAGGCTCTTCGGCTCGTCCGCATCGGTTATCGCAATGGCCGTTTTCCGTTGATCGAAGTGTTGAGCGCAGCCGAAGCGCGCGATGCCATTCGCGAGGCGTTGATTGCTGCGCAAGAAGACCGGGGACAAGCTGCCGCCGAACTGATCAGGCTGGCCGCACAATGA